One region of Streptomyces davaonensis JCM 4913 genomic DNA includes:
- the tal gene encoding transaldolase, with protein MITVTEALKRLSDEGVSIWLDDLSRKRIASGNLAELLATKHVVGVTTNPSIFQAAIGSGEGYEEQLADLAVRGVTVDEAVRMMTTADVRAAADILRPVYDATGGRDGRVSIEVDPRLAHDTAATVAEAKQLAWLVDRPNVMIKIPATKAGLPAITAVLAEGISVNVTLIFSLERYREVMDAYLAGLEQAKDKGLDLALIHSVASFFVSRVDSEIDKRLTALGTEEALALKGRAALANARLAYQAYEEVFASDRWLKLAADDANRQRPLWASTGVKDPAYKDTLYVDELVAPGTVNTMPEGTLNATADHGRITGDTVTGGYPQARADLAAVERLGISYDEVVTRLEDEGVAKFETAWQELLDAVAKSLDSKGAQAE; from the coding sequence ATGATCACAGTGACCGAAGCACTCAAGCGCCTCTCCGACGAGGGCGTCTCCATCTGGCTGGACGACCTGTCCCGTAAGCGGATCGCCTCCGGCAACCTCGCCGAACTCCTCGCCACCAAGCACGTGGTGGGCGTCACCACCAACCCGTCCATCTTCCAGGCCGCGATCGGCTCCGGCGAGGGCTACGAGGAGCAGCTCGCCGACCTCGCGGTGCGGGGCGTCACGGTCGACGAGGCCGTACGGATGATGACCACCGCCGACGTCCGCGCCGCCGCCGACATCCTGCGGCCCGTGTACGACGCCACCGGCGGCCGGGACGGCCGGGTCTCCATCGAGGTCGACCCGCGGCTCGCCCACGACACGGCGGCCACCGTCGCCGAGGCCAAGCAGCTCGCCTGGCTGGTCGACCGCCCCAACGTCATGATCAAGATCCCGGCGACCAAGGCCGGCCTGCCCGCCATCACCGCGGTCCTCGCCGAGGGCATCAGCGTCAACGTCACGCTGATCTTCTCGCTGGAGCGCTACCGCGAGGTCATGGACGCCTACCTCGCGGGCCTGGAGCAGGCCAAGGACAAGGGGCTCGACCTCGCCCTGATCCACTCGGTCGCGTCCTTCTTCGTCTCCCGTGTGGACAGCGAGATCGACAAGCGGCTGACCGCCCTCGGCACGGAGGAGGCGCTCGCGCTCAAGGGCCGCGCCGCCCTCGCCAACGCCCGCCTCGCCTACCAGGCGTACGAGGAGGTCTTCGCCTCCGACCGCTGGCTGAAGCTGGCCGCCGACGACGCCAACCGGCAGCGCCCGCTGTGGGCCTCCACCGGAGTGAAGGACCCGGCGTACAAGGACACCCTCTACGTCGACGAACTGGTCGCGCCCGGCACGGTCAACACCATGCCGGAGGGCACCCTGAACGCCACCGCCGACCACGGCCGGATCACCGGCGACACCGTCACCGGCGGCTACCCGCAGGCCCGCGCCGACCTGGCCGCCGTGGAGCGCCTCGGCATCTCCTACGACGAGGTCGTCACCCGGCTGGAGGACGAGGGCGTCGCCAAGTTCGAGACCGCCTGGCAGGAGCTGCTGGACGCGGTCGCCAAGTCCCTGGACAGCAAGGGAGCGCAGGCCGAATGA
- the zwf gene encoding glucose-6-phosphate dehydrogenase, translated as MTTDWTNPLRDARDRRLPRIAGPSGLVIFGVTGDLSRKKLMPAVYDLANRGLLPPGFSLVGFARRDWEDQDFAQVVHDAVREHSRTPFREEVWQQLAEGMRFIPGDFDDDQAFKQLRSAVDELDASRGTSGNYAFYLSVPPKFFPKVVQQLKKHGLADAPEGSWRRAVIEKPFGHDLKSAEELNAIVHDVFDPEQVFRIDHYLGKETVQNILALRFANQMFEPIWNRSYVDHIQITMAEDIGIGGRAGYYDGIGSARDVIQNHLLQLMALTAMEEPAAFDAGSLLTEKLKVLKAVKLPEDLGRHTVRGQYAEGWQGGEKVRGYLQEDGIDPSSTTDTYAAVKLQVDNRRWAGVPFYLRTGKRLGRRVTEIAVVFQQAPHSPFDRTATEELGKNAIVIRVQPDEGITVRFGSKVPGTSMEIRDVTMDFAYGESFTESSPEAYERLILDVLLGDANLFPRHQEVEESWKILDPIEEYWARHGKPAQYASGSWGPGEADEMLSLDGRSWRRP; from the coding sequence ATGACCACCGACTGGACCAACCCGCTGCGCGACGCGCGCGACCGGCGGCTGCCGCGGATCGCGGGCCCCTCGGGCCTGGTCATCTTCGGCGTCACCGGCGACCTGTCCCGCAAGAAGCTGATGCCGGCCGTCTACGACCTCGCCAACCGCGGTCTGCTGCCGCCGGGCTTCTCCCTCGTCGGGTTCGCCCGCCGGGACTGGGAGGACCAGGACTTCGCGCAGGTCGTGCACGACGCCGTCCGCGAGCACTCCCGCACCCCCTTCCGCGAGGAGGTCTGGCAGCAGCTCGCCGAGGGCATGCGGTTCATCCCGGGCGACTTCGACGACGACCAGGCGTTCAAGCAACTGCGGTCGGCCGTCGACGAGTTGGACGCCTCCCGGGGCACGAGCGGCAACTACGCCTTCTATCTCTCCGTACCGCCGAAGTTCTTCCCCAAGGTCGTCCAGCAGCTGAAGAAGCACGGCCTCGCCGACGCCCCCGAGGGCTCCTGGCGGCGCGCGGTCATCGAGAAGCCGTTCGGCCACGACCTGAAGTCGGCCGAGGAGCTCAACGCGATCGTGCACGACGTGTTCGACCCGGAGCAGGTCTTCCGGATCGACCACTACCTGGGCAAGGAGACCGTCCAGAACATCCTGGCGCTGCGCTTCGCCAACCAGATGTTCGAGCCGATCTGGAACCGGTCGTACGTCGACCACATCCAGATCACGATGGCCGAGGACATCGGTATCGGCGGCCGGGCCGGCTACTACGACGGCATCGGCTCGGCCCGTGACGTCATCCAGAACCACCTGCTCCAGCTCATGGCGCTCACCGCGATGGAGGAGCCGGCCGCGTTCGACGCCGGTTCGCTGCTGACGGAGAAGCTGAAGGTCCTCAAGGCCGTGAAGCTGCCCGAGGACCTGGGGCGGCACACCGTGCGCGGGCAGTACGCGGAGGGCTGGCAGGGCGGCGAGAAGGTGCGCGGCTACCTCCAGGAGGACGGCATCGACCCGTCGTCGACGACGGACACCTACGCCGCCGTCAAGCTCCAGGTGGACAACCGCCGCTGGGCCGGAGTGCCGTTCTACCTGCGCACCGGGAAGCGCCTCGGGCGCCGGGTCACCGAGATCGCGGTGGTCTTCCAGCAGGCCCCGCACTCCCCCTTCGACCGCACCGCCACGGAGGAACTGGGCAAGAACGCGATCGTCATCCGCGTCCAGCCCGACGAGGGCATCACCGTCCGCTTCGGCTCCAAGGTGCCCGGCACCTCGATGGAGATCCGGGACGTGACGATGGACTTCGCCTACGGCGAGTCGTTCACCGAGTCCAGCCCGGAGGCGTACGAACGCCTCATCCTGGACGTCCTGCTCGGCGACGCCAATTTGTTCCCCCGTCACCAGGAAGTGGAAGAGTCCTGGAAGATCCTCGACCCCATCGAGGAGTACTGGGCGCGGCACGGCAAGCCGGCGCAGTACGCCTCGGGCAGCTGGGGACCCGGGGAAGCCGACGAGATGCTCTCACTAGACGGACGGAGCTGGCGCAGGCCATGA
- the opcA gene encoding glucose-6-phosphate dehydrogenase assembly protein OpcA, with product MKIDLTDTTASKINKALVRGRRAIGTPAVGMVLTMVIVTDEENAYDAIKAAEEASHEHPSRTLVVIKRHARTPRDRQASKLDAEVRVGADAGTGETVILRTYGEVSDHADSVVLPLLLPDAPVVVWWPVEAPKNPAKDPLGALAQRRITDLYAVENPFEVLETRVRSYAPGDTDLAWTRLTPWRSMLAAALDQARAQIISGAVEAEADNPAAELLARWLEARLNVKIDRVVTAGPVVTAVRLGTANGEIVIDRPEGPLATLSLPGQPSRTLALKVRTTSELIAEELRRLDADEMYAVALRGEAAKETPSHV from the coding sequence ATGAAGATCGACCTGACCGACACCACGGCAAGCAAGATCAACAAGGCCCTTGTGCGGGGTCGCCGCGCCATCGGCACCCCCGCCGTGGGCATGGTCCTGACGATGGTGATCGTCACGGACGAGGAGAACGCCTACGACGCCATCAAGGCAGCCGAGGAGGCCTCGCACGAGCACCCCTCGCGCACCCTGGTCGTCATCAAGCGGCACGCCCGCACCCCGCGCGACCGCCAGGCGTCCAAGCTGGACGCCGAGGTCCGGGTGGGCGCCGACGCCGGCACCGGCGAGACGGTCATCCTGCGGACCTACGGCGAGGTGTCCGACCACGCCGACTCGGTCGTCCTGCCGCTGCTGCTGCCGGACGCCCCGGTGGTCGTGTGGTGGCCGGTGGAGGCGCCCAAGAACCCGGCGAAGGACCCGCTGGGCGCGCTCGCCCAGCGCCGGATCACCGATCTCTACGCGGTGGAGAACCCCTTCGAGGTCCTGGAGACCCGGGTCCGCTCCTACGCGCCCGGTGACACCGACCTCGCCTGGACACGGCTGACCCCGTGGCGCTCCATGCTGGCCGCGGCCCTGGACCAGGCACGGGCGCAGATCATCTCGGGGGCCGTGGAGGCCGAGGCCGACAACCCGGCCGCCGAACTGCTCGCGCGCTGGCTGGAGGCCCGGCTGAACGTGAAGATCGACCGGGTCGTCACCGCCGGTCCGGTCGTCACCGCCGTGCGCCTCGGCACCGCGAACGGCGAGATCGTCATCGACCGCCCCGAGGGCCCGCTGGCCACGCTGTCCCTGCCGGGCCAGCCCTCGCGCACCCTCGCGCTGAAGGTCCGCACCACCTCCGAACTCATCGCCGAGGAGCTCAGGCGCCTCGACGCGGACGAGATGTACGCCGTCGCCCTGCGGGGCGAGGCCGCCAAGGAGACCCCCTCTCATGTCTGA
- the pgi gene encoding glucose-6-phosphate isomerase: MSDSPKLTRRPQWTALEDHRAAWHAHLRDLFAADPERAERYVVLVGDLRIDYSKHLVNDETLALLQELAAATDVFGLRDAMFRGDRINLTEDRAVLHTALRSAPDAVVEVDGENVVPGVHAVLDKMSDFADRVRSGAWTGHTGKRIRNVVNIGIGGSDLGPAMAYEALRPFTARELTFRFVSNVDGADLHEAVRDLDPAETLFIVASKTFTTIETITNATSARSWLLAGLGGEEKAVARHFVALSTNAEKVTGFGIDPDNMFEFWDWVGGRYSFDSAIGLSLMIAIGPERFRELLDGFRLVDEHFRTAPAEANAPLLLGLLGIWYGNFFGAQSHAVLPYSHYLSKFTAYLQQLDMESNGKSVDRDGHPVDWQTGPVVWGTPGTNGQHAYYQLIHQGTKLIPADLIGFARPVDELDDELKAQHDLLMANLFAQGQALAFGKTAEEVRAEGVAEEQVPHRTFRGNHPTTTILARELTPSVLGQLIALYEHKVFVQGAVWNIDSFDQWGVELGKVLAKRVEPALTEGAEVPGLDSSTAALVAAYRELKEVH, from the coding sequence ATGTCTGACTCCCCGAAGCTCACCCGGCGGCCCCAGTGGACCGCCCTGGAGGACCACCGCGCCGCGTGGCACGCCCACTTGCGTGATCTCTTCGCCGCGGACCCGGAGCGTGCCGAGCGCTACGTGGTGCTCGTCGGTGATCTGCGGATCGACTACTCCAAGCACCTCGTCAACGACGAGACGCTCGCCCTGCTCCAGGAACTGGCCGCCGCCACCGATGTGTTCGGGCTGCGGGACGCCATGTTCCGCGGCGACCGCATCAACCTCACCGAGGACCGCGCGGTCCTGCACACCGCGCTGCGCTCGGCGCCGGACGCGGTGGTCGAGGTGGACGGCGAGAACGTGGTGCCGGGCGTGCACGCCGTCCTCGACAAGATGAGCGACTTCGCCGACCGGGTCCGCTCCGGTGCCTGGACCGGCCACACCGGCAAGCGGATCAGGAACGTCGTCAACATCGGCATCGGCGGCTCGGACCTCGGTCCCGCGATGGCCTACGAGGCGCTGCGGCCGTTCACCGCACGGGAGTTGACGTTCCGCTTCGTGTCGAACGTCGACGGCGCCGACCTGCACGAGGCCGTCCGCGACCTGGACCCGGCGGAGACCCTGTTCATCGTCGCCTCCAAGACCTTCACCACGATCGAGACGATCACCAACGCCACCTCGGCCCGCTCCTGGCTGCTGGCCGGGCTCGGCGGCGAGGAGAAGGCGGTCGCCCGGCACTTCGTCGCCCTGTCGACGAACGCCGAGAAGGTCACCGGGTTCGGCATCGACCCGGACAACATGTTCGAGTTCTGGGACTGGGTCGGCGGCCGCTACTCCTTCGACTCGGCGATCGGCCTGTCCCTGATGATCGCCATCGGCCCCGAGCGGTTCCGTGAACTGCTCGACGGCTTCCGGCTGGTGGACGAGCACTTCAGGACCGCCCCGGCCGAGGCCAACGCCCCGCTGCTGCTGGGCCTGCTGGGCATCTGGTACGGCAACTTCTTCGGCGCCCAGTCGCATGCGGTGCTGCCGTACAGCCACTACCTGTCGAAGTTCACCGCCTACCTCCAGCAGCTCGACATGGAGTCCAACGGCAAATCGGTGGACCGCGACGGGCACCCGGTGGACTGGCAGACCGGTCCGGTGGTGTGGGGCACGCCCGGCACCAACGGGCAGCACGCCTACTACCAGTTGATCCACCAGGGCACCAAGCTGATCCCGGCCGACCTGATCGGCTTCGCCCGTCCGGTCGACGAGCTGGACGACGAACTCAAGGCGCAGCACGACCTGTTGATGGCCAACCTGTTCGCGCAGGGGCAGGCGCTCGCCTTCGGCAAGACCGCCGAGGAGGTCCGCGCGGAGGGCGTGGCCGAGGAGCAGGTGCCGCACCGCACCTTCCGCGGCAACCACCCGACGACCACGATCCTCGCCCGCGAACTGACCCCGTCGGTGCTCGGCCAGCTGATCGCCCTCTACGAGCACAAGGTGTTCGTCCAGGGCGCCGTCTGGAACATCGACTCCTTCGACCAGTGGGGCGTGGAACTCGGCAAGGTCCTCGCCAAGCGGGTCGAGCCCGCCCTCACCGAAGGCGCCGAGGTCCCCGGCCTCGACTCCTCCACCGCGGCCCTCGTGGCCGCCTACCGTGAACTGAAGGAAGTGCACTGA
- the gnd gene encoding phosphogluconate dehydrogenase (NAD(+)-dependent, decarboxylating), translating into MQLGLIGLGKMGGNMRERIRRAGHTVIGYDRNPDLADVASLAELVDRLEGPRVVWVMVPAGAATQSVVDELGQLLSPGDIVVDGGNSRWTDDEKHARELGEKGIGFVDAGVSGGVWGLENGYALMVGGDAEHIAKVQPIFDALKPEGPYGYVHAGKVGAGHFSKMVHNGIEYAMMQAYAEGWELLEKVDSVTDVREVFRSWQEGTVIRSWLLDLAVNALDEDEHLDKLRGYAEDSGEGRWTVEAAIDNAVPLPAITASLFARFASRQDDSPQMKMIAALRNQFGGHAVESK; encoded by the coding sequence ATGCAGCTCGGACTCATCGGCCTCGGCAAGATGGGCGGCAACATGCGCGAGCGGATCCGCCGCGCAGGACACACCGTCATCGGCTACGACCGCAACCCGGACCTCGCCGACGTCGCCTCCCTCGCCGAGCTGGTCGACCGGCTCGAAGGACCCCGCGTGGTCTGGGTGATGGTCCCGGCCGGCGCCGCCACCCAGTCCGTCGTGGACGAGCTGGGACAGCTCCTCTCCCCCGGCGACATCGTGGTCGACGGCGGCAACTCCCGCTGGACCGACGACGAGAAGCACGCCCGTGAGCTCGGCGAGAAGGGCATCGGCTTCGTCGACGCCGGTGTCTCCGGCGGCGTCTGGGGCCTGGAGAACGGCTACGCCCTGATGGTCGGCGGCGACGCCGAGCACATCGCCAAGGTGCAGCCGATCTTCGACGCGCTCAAGCCCGAGGGCCCGTACGGCTACGTCCACGCGGGCAAGGTCGGCGCCGGGCACTTCTCCAAGATGGTCCACAACGGCATCGAGTACGCGATGATGCAGGCCTACGCCGAGGGCTGGGAGCTGCTGGAGAAGGTCGACTCGGTGACCGACGTCCGGGAGGTCTTCCGCTCCTGGCAGGAGGGCACGGTCATCCGTTCCTGGCTGCTGGACCTCGCGGTCAACGCCCTCGACGAGGACGAGCACCTGGACAAGCTGCGCGGCTACGCGGAGGACTCCGGCGAGGGCCGTTGGACCGTCGAGGCGGCCATCGACAACGCCGTACCGCTGCCCGCGATCACCGCCTCCCTCTTCGCGCGGTTCGCGTCCCGCCAGGACGACTCCCCGCAGATGAAGATGATCGCGGCGCTGCGCAACCAGTTCGGCGGCCACGCCGTCGAGTCGAAGTAG
- a CDS encoding histidine phosphatase family protein produces the protein MGDLLLVRHGETEWSVSGQHTSWTDLPLTEHGEEQAKTLAPLLSSRTFSLALTSPLSRALRTAELAGIMGALPTDDLREWDYGGYEGITTREIHRTRPDWYLWTDGVPPGPAGHPGESPAEVGERADRVLARVDEALPHGDVVLVAHGHFLRVVTARRLGLSPAEGRLFQLATGTMSRLSVEHGRPVIAEWNVRA, from the coding sequence GTGGGGGATCTCCTGCTGGTCCGCCACGGCGAGACGGAGTGGAGCGTGTCGGGCCAGCACACCAGCTGGACCGACCTGCCCCTCACCGAGCACGGCGAGGAACAGGCCAAGACACTCGCTCCACTCCTTTCGTCCCGGACCTTCTCCCTGGCCCTGACCAGCCCGCTGAGCCGAGCGCTCCGCACCGCCGAACTCGCGGGCATCATGGGCGCGTTGCCCACCGACGACCTCCGCGAGTGGGACTACGGCGGCTACGAGGGCATCACCACCCGCGAGATACACCGCACCCGCCCCGACTGGTACCTGTGGACCGACGGCGTCCCACCGGGCCCGGCCGGACACCCCGGCGAGTCACCGGCCGAGGTGGGCGAGCGCGCCGACCGGGTACTGGCCCGCGTCGACGAGGCTCTCCCGCACGGGGACGTGGTCCTCGTCGCCCACGGCCACTTCCTGCGCGTTGTGACGGCACGCCGGCTGGGACTGTCCCCGGCCGAGGGCCGCCTGTTCCAACTGGCGACCGGCACGATGAGCCGACTGTCCGTGGAGCACGGACGACCGGTCATCGCCGAATGGAACGTCCGGGCATAG